In Rhodoferax koreense, a genomic segment contains:
- a CDS encoding TIGR00645 family protein → MSKPPVSPNTGLGPLAGFIFASRWLQLPLYLGLIAAQAVYVVHFLVELLHLVEAAFGNQTALQALITSIGYNNAGTPPALNETIIMLVVLALIDVVMISNLLIMVIVGGYETFVSRMNLESHPDQPEWLSHVNASVLKVKLAMAIIGISSIHLLKTFINAANYDVKVLMWQTIIHVVFLLSALAIAYTDRLLTATYNSRHE, encoded by the coding sequence ATGTCCAAACCTCCTGTTTCCCCCAACACCGGCCTGGGCCCTCTTGCCGGCTTCATCTTCGCCAGCCGCTGGCTGCAACTTCCGCTCTACCTCGGGCTGATCGCCGCGCAGGCGGTGTATGTGGTGCACTTCCTGGTCGAGTTGCTGCACCTGGTGGAAGCCGCCTTCGGCAACCAGACCGCCCTGCAGGCGCTGATCACCAGCATCGGCTACAACAACGCGGGCACACCACCGGCGCTCAACGAGACCATCATCATGCTGGTGGTGCTGGCGCTGATCGACGTGGTGATGATCTCCAACCTGCTGATCATGGTGATCGTCGGCGGCTACGAGACCTTCGTGAGCCGCATGAACCTGGAGAGCCACCCGGACCAGCCCGAATGGCTGAGCCACGTGAACGCCTCGGTGCTGAAGGTGAAGCTGGCCATGGCGATCATCGGCATCTCCTCGATCCACCTGCTCAAGACCTTCATCAACGCCGCCAACTACGACGTCAAGGTGCTAATGTGGCAGACCATCATCCACGTCGTCTTCCTGCTGAGTGCGCTGGCCATCGCCTACACCGACCGGCTGCTGACCGCCACCTACAACTCGCGGCACGAGTGA
- the acs gene encoding acetate--CoA ligase translates to MSNTASNNIESVLVENRVFPPSEAMVRQARISGMAAYDALCAEAERDFTGFWGRLGRENVQWDKPFTQVLDESNAPFYQWFADGELNASANCLDKHMGTAVENKTAVIFEADDGTVTKTTYRELLVRVSQFANALKAEGIQKGDRVLIYMPMTLEGVIAMQACARIGATHSVVFGGFSAKALNERIIDAGAVAVITSNFQMRGGKELPLKAIIDEGIAMGGCESIKTVFVYERTKTACNMVASRDKTFAEAIQGQSSDCPPVSVGAEHPLFILYTSGSTGKPKGVQHSTGGYLLWAKLTMDWTFDLKPEDVFWCTADIGWITGHTYVAYGPLAAGATQIIFEGIPTYPNAGRFWQMIERHKCSIFYTAPTAIRSLIKAAEGDAAVHPDRSNLDSLRILGSVGEPINPEAWMWYYKNVGHERCPIVDTFWQTETGGHMMTPLPGATPLVPGSCTLPLPGIMAAIVDETGNDLPNGAGGMLVVKRPWPSMIRTIWNDPERFKKSYFPEEMGGTIYLAGDGAVRSADRGYFRITGRIDDVLNVSGHRMGTMEIESALVAKSDLVAEAAVVGRPDDLTGEAICAFVVLKRSRPTGEEAKQIANELRNWVAKEIGPIAKPKDIRFGDNLPKTRSGKIMRRLLRSIAKGEAITQDTSTLENPAILDQLAEKL, encoded by the coding sequence ATGAGCAACACCGCGTCCAACAACATCGAATCGGTCCTGGTCGAGAACCGCGTGTTCCCGCCATCGGAAGCCATGGTCCGGCAGGCGCGCATCTCGGGCATGGCCGCGTACGACGCGCTCTGTGCCGAGGCCGAACGCGATTTCACCGGGTTCTGGGGTCGGCTGGGGCGTGAGAACGTGCAGTGGGACAAGCCCTTCACGCAGGTGCTCGACGAATCGAACGCGCCGTTCTACCAGTGGTTTGCCGACGGCGAGCTCAACGCCTCGGCCAATTGCCTGGACAAACACATGGGAACGGCGGTCGAGAACAAGACCGCCGTGATCTTCGAAGCCGACGACGGCACGGTCACCAAGACCACGTACCGCGAACTGCTGGTGCGCGTGAGCCAGTTCGCCAACGCACTCAAGGCCGAGGGCATCCAGAAGGGCGACCGGGTGCTGATCTACATGCCGATGACGCTCGAGGGCGTGATCGCCATGCAGGCCTGCGCCCGCATCGGCGCCACGCACAGCGTGGTGTTCGGCGGCTTCTCGGCCAAGGCGCTGAACGAGCGCATCATCGATGCCGGCGCCGTGGCCGTGATCACCTCCAACTTCCAGATGCGCGGCGGCAAGGAGCTGCCGCTGAAGGCCATCATCGACGAGGGCATCGCGATGGGCGGCTGCGAGAGCATCAAGACCGTGTTCGTCTACGAACGCACGAAGACGGCGTGCAACATGGTCGCGAGCCGCGACAAGACCTTCGCCGAAGCCATCCAGGGCCAGAGCAGCGACTGCCCGCCGGTGTCGGTGGGCGCCGAACATCCGCTGTTCATCCTCTACACCTCGGGCTCGACCGGCAAGCCCAAGGGTGTGCAGCACAGCACCGGCGGCTACCTCCTGTGGGCCAAGCTCACCATGGACTGGACCTTCGACCTGAAACCCGAGGACGTCTTCTGGTGCACGGCCGACATCGGCTGGATCACCGGCCACACCTACGTGGCCTACGGGCCGCTGGCCGCGGGCGCCACGCAGATCATCTTCGAAGGCATTCCCACTTATCCGAACGCGGGCCGTTTCTGGCAGATGATCGAGCGCCACAAGTGCTCGATCTTCTACACCGCCCCCACCGCGATCCGTTCGTTGATCAAGGCCGCCGAGGGCGACGCCGCCGTGCATCCGGACCGCTCCAACCTGGACAGCCTGCGCATCCTGGGCTCGGTGGGTGAACCGATCAACCCCGAAGCCTGGATGTGGTACTACAAGAACGTCGGCCACGAGCGTTGCCCCATCGTCGACACGTTCTGGCAGACCGAGACCGGCGGCCACATGATGACGCCGCTGCCGGGCGCCACGCCGCTGGTGCCTGGCAGCTGCACGCTGCCGCTGCCGGGCATCATGGCCGCCATCGTCGACGAGACCGGCAACGACCTGCCCAACGGCGCGGGCGGCATGCTGGTGGTGAAGCGGCCGTGGCCCTCGATGATCCGCACCATCTGGAACGACCCGGAACGTTTCAAGAAGAGCTATTTCCCCGAGGAAATGGGTGGCACCATCTATCTGGCCGGCGATGGTGCGGTGCGCAGCGCCGACCGCGGCTACTTCCGCATCACCGGCCGCATCGACGACGTGCTCAACGTCTCCGGCCATCGCATGGGCACGATGGAGATCGAGTCGGCGCTGGTGGCCAAGTCCGACCTGGTGGCCGAGGCCGCGGTGGTGGGCCGTCCGGACGACCTGACCGGCGAAGCCATCTGCGCCTTCGTCGTGCTCAAGCGCTCCCGCCCCACCGGCGAGGAAGCCAAGCAGATCGCCAACGAACTGCGCAACTGGGTGGCCAAGGAGATCGGCCCGATCGCCAAGCCCAAGGATATCCGCTTCGGCGACAACCTGCCCAAGACCCGCAGCGGCAAGATCATGCGCCGCCTGCTGCGCAGCATCGCCAAGGGGGAAGCGATCACGCAGGACACCTCCACGCTGGAAAACCCCGCCATCCTCGATCAATTGGCTGAAAAGCTCTGA
- a CDS encoding c-type cytochrome → MKRILLTLATALTVAGPALADQALATAKNCMACHAIDKKLVGPAYKDVAAKYQGDASAVDKLSAKVIKGGSGVWGPIPMPANPQVNEADAKKLVTWILGLK, encoded by the coding sequence ATGAAACGCATCCTGCTGACGCTGGCCACGGCCCTCACCGTCGCCGGCCCCGCCCTCGCCGACCAGGCCCTGGCCACGGCCAAGAACTGCATGGCCTGCCATGCCATCGACAAGAAGCTCGTCGGCCCCGCCTACAAGGATGTCGCCGCCAAATACCAGGGCGATGCCAGCGCCGTCGACAAGCTGTCGGCCAAGGTCATCAAGGGTGGCTCGGGTGTCTGGGGACCGATCCCGATGCCGGCCAATCCGCAGGTCAACGAAGCCGATGCCAAGAAACTCGTGACCTGGATCCTCGGCCTGAAGTAA
- a CDS encoding TIGR04438 family Trp-rich protein, translated as MYFLGLGVVLLLLKYLEIGPVALWSWWIVLAPFALAVAWWAWADFSGHTKRKAVEREERRKQARIDKSRGAMGLPPRKR; from the coding sequence ATGTATTTTCTCGGCCTGGGTGTCGTGCTGCTGCTTCTCAAGTACCTCGAGATCGGCCCCGTGGCCCTGTGGAGCTGGTGGATCGTGCTGGCGCCGTTCGCGTTGGCCGTGGCGTGGTGGGCCTGGGCCGACTTCAGCGGCCACACCAAACGCAAGGCGGTAGAGCGGGAGGAACGCCGCAAGCAGGCGCGCATCGACAAGAGCCGCGGTGCGATGGGCCTGCCGCCACGCAAGCGCTGA
- the ilvD gene encoding dihydroxy-acid dehydratase, whose product METKPIQINRRSANITEGKSRAPNRSMYYAMGYEEGDFKKPMVGVANGHSTITPCNSGLQKLADAAIEGIEEAGGNAQVFGTPTISDGMAMGTEGMKYSLVSREVISDCIETCVGGQWLDGVLVVGGCDKNMPGGMMGMLRANVPAIYVYGGTILPGRYKGQDLNIVSVFEAVGQNAAGNLSDEDLTEIERRAIPGTGSCGGMYTANTMSSAFEALGLSLPYSSTMANPHDEKANSAKESAKVLIEAIKKDIKPRDIVTRKSIENAVAVIMATGGSTNAVLHFLAIAHAAGVEWTIDDFERVRVKTPVLCDLKPSGKYLAVDLHQAGGIPQVMKTLLAAGLLHGDCLTISGQTIAEVLKDIPDVPPATQDVIRPITNPMYAQGHLAILKGNLSPEGAVAKITGLKNPVITGPARVFDDEQSALKAILDGKIVAGDVMVLRYLGPKGGPGMPEMLAPTGALIGAGLGESVGLITDGRFSGGTWGMVVGHVAPEAAVGGTIAFIHEGDSITIDARKLLLELNVDEAEIEKRRQAWTAPKPRYTRGVQAKFAFNASTASKGAVLDDY is encoded by the coding sequence ATGGAAACCAAGCCGATCCAGATCAACCGCCGCAGCGCCAACATCACCGAAGGCAAGTCGCGCGCGCCCAACCGCTCCATGTACTACGCCATGGGCTACGAGGAAGGCGATTTCAAGAAGCCGATGGTCGGCGTGGCCAACGGCCACAGCACCATCACGCCGTGCAACTCCGGCCTGCAGAAGCTGGCCGACGCGGCGATCGAGGGCATCGAGGAAGCCGGCGGCAACGCCCAGGTGTTCGGCACGCCGACGATCAGCGACGGCATGGCCATGGGCACAGAGGGCATGAAGTACTCTCTGGTCAGCCGCGAAGTCATCTCGGACTGCATCGAGACCTGTGTCGGCGGCCAATGGCTCGACGGCGTGCTCGTCGTCGGCGGCTGCGACAAGAACATGCCCGGCGGCATGATGGGCATGCTGCGCGCCAACGTCCCGGCGATCTACGTCTACGGCGGCACGATCCTGCCCGGCCGCTACAAGGGCCAGGACCTGAACATCGTGAGCGTGTTCGAAGCCGTGGGCCAGAACGCGGCCGGCAACCTCTCCGATGAAGACCTGACCGAGATCGAACGGCGCGCCATCCCCGGCACCGGCTCCTGCGGCGGCATGTACACGGCCAACACCATGTCCTCGGCCTTCGAGGCGCTGGGCCTGTCGCTGCCCTACTCGTCCACCATGGCCAACCCGCACGACGAAAAAGCCAACTCGGCCAAGGAATCGGCCAAGGTGCTGATCGAGGCCATCAAGAAGGACATCAAGCCGCGCGACATCGTGACGCGCAAGTCCATCGAGAATGCCGTGGCCGTGATCATGGCCACCGGCGGCTCGACCAACGCCGTGCTGCACTTCCTGGCCATTGCCCACGCCGCCGGCGTCGAATGGACCATCGACGACTTCGAGCGTGTGCGCGTGAAGACGCCGGTGCTGTGCGACCTGAAGCCCAGCGGCAAGTACCTGGCGGTCGACCTGCACCAGGCCGGCGGCATTCCGCAGGTGATGAAGACGCTGCTGGCCGCCGGCCTGCTGCACGGCGACTGCCTCACAATCAGCGGCCAGACCATCGCCGAAGTGTTGAAGGATATTCCTGATGTGCCGCCCGCCACGCAGGACGTGATCCGCCCGATCACCAACCCGATGTACGCCCAGGGCCACCTCGCTATCCTGAAGGGCAACCTCTCGCCCGAAGGTGCGGTGGCCAAGATCACCGGCCTGAAGAACCCGGTGATCACCGGCCCGGCGCGCGTGTTCGACGACGAACAGTCGGCGCTGAAAGCCATCCTGGACGGCAAGATCGTGGCCGGCGACGTGATGGTGCTGCGCTACCTGGGCCCCAAGGGCGGCCCGGGCATGCCCGAGATGCTGGCGCCGACCGGCGCGCTGATCGGCGCGGGCCTCGGCGAAAGCGTGGGCCTGATCACCGACGGCCGCTTCTCCGGCGGCACCTGGGGCATGGTGGTCGGCCACGTGGCGCCCGAGGCCGCGGTCGGCGGCACCATCGCCTTCATCCACGAGGGCGACTCGATCACGATCGATGCACGCAAGCTGTTGCTGGAGTTGAACGTGGACGAGGCCGAGATCGAAAAACGCCGCCAGGCCTGGACGGCACCCAAGCCACGCTACACCCGTGGTGTGCAGGCCAAGTTCGCGTTCAACGCGTCCACGGCCAGCAAGGGCGCGGTGCTGGACGACTACTGA
- a CDS encoding LysR family transcriptional regulator, whose translation MKEAQIELRLWRQFATLAEELHFGRAAVRLHMTQPPLTQAIAQLERLLDVRLFDRTKRSVQLTATGQALLPEVLDLLARAQALPEHARAAAAGELGRLRLAFVSTVGFAQLPQWLRGFRESYPNVRVELTEATGDVQLQAFARGEIDAGFMLHATGFAPAGLARQLIAQEPLVIALAEQHPLATAPVLRLDAVLAEPLVIFPRRIVPSLYDAIFALYHAAGRSPQVAQEAIQMQTIVNLVSAGLGVAWVPESVRQFQRPGVVYRAVHRVKRAPALPGCETSLVWREEGRSPSLERFIGFVREQAGGRSDTV comes from the coding sequence ATGAAAGAAGCGCAGATCGAACTCCGCTTGTGGCGCCAGTTCGCCACGCTGGCTGAAGAGTTGCATTTCGGCCGCGCGGCTGTGCGCCTGCACATGACGCAGCCGCCGCTGACCCAGGCCATCGCCCAGTTGGAGCGGCTGCTCGACGTGCGCCTGTTCGACCGCACCAAGCGCAGCGTTCAGCTGACTGCCACGGGCCAGGCGCTGCTGCCCGAGGTGCTCGATCTGCTGGCCCGCGCGCAGGCGCTGCCCGAACATGCGCGTGCCGCCGCGGCCGGCGAACTCGGTCGCCTGCGGCTGGCGTTCGTCTCCACCGTGGGGTTTGCGCAGCTGCCGCAGTGGCTGCGCGGCTTTCGCGAGTCCTATCCGAACGTGCGCGTCGAGCTGACCGAGGCCACCGGCGACGTGCAGTTACAGGCCTTCGCGCGCGGCGAGATCGATGCAGGCTTCATGCTGCACGCCACTGGCTTCGCACCGGCTGGCCTGGCACGCCAGCTCATCGCGCAGGAGCCGCTGGTGATCGCGCTGGCCGAGCAGCATCCGCTGGCAACCGCACCGGTGCTCCGGCTCGATGCCGTGCTGGCCGAGCCGCTGGTGATCTTCCCGCGGCGCATCGTGCCTTCGCTGTACGACGCGATCTTTGCGCTCTACCACGCGGCCGGCCGCTCGCCGCAGGTGGCACAGGAGGCGATCCAGATGCAGACCATCGTCAACCTGGTCTCCGCCGGGCTGGGCGTGGCCTGGGTGCCGGAAAGCGTGCGGCAGTTCCAGCGGCCGGGCGTGGTCTACCGTGCCGTTCACCGCGTGAAGCGCGCCCCGGCGCTGCCAGGCTGCGAGACCAGCCTGGTGTGGCGCGAAGAGGGTCGAAGCCCGTCGCTGGAGCGTTTCATCGGATTCGTGCGGGAACAGGCCGGAGGGCGGTCCGACACGGTTTGA
- a CDS encoding LysR family transcriptional regulator — MDRIENLAVFVRIAETGSFTSTANQLQLPRAAVSTAVQQLEARLGVRLLYRTTRRVSLTPDGAALLERARDLVSDMEEMEQQFRPSPGAVAGRLKVDVPSRIARLLIAPALPGFFKQFPAVELDLGSSDRAVDLVQEGVDCALRVGPLASSSLVARPLGTFELINCASPAYLARHGTPGSPAELSGHWAVNYAAPGGTRNATWDWLDAGTPVQQAMRSRVTVNNAESYIACALAGLGMIQIPAYDVQDHLQSGELVEVLPEARAAAMPVHLMYPHRRHVSNRVQAFSRWLEVVLAPALQGRRNGAA, encoded by the coding sequence ATGGATCGAATCGAAAATCTCGCCGTATTTGTGCGCATCGCTGAAACTGGCAGCTTCACCTCGACGGCCAACCAGCTCCAGCTGCCGCGCGCGGCGGTTTCCACTGCGGTGCAGCAGCTGGAGGCACGGCTGGGGGTGCGTCTGCTGTACCGCACCACACGGCGCGTCAGCCTCACGCCGGACGGGGCGGCCCTGCTGGAGCGCGCACGCGATCTCGTCTCCGACATGGAAGAGATGGAACAGCAGTTCAGGCCCTCGCCCGGTGCGGTGGCCGGCCGGCTCAAGGTGGATGTGCCCAGCCGCATCGCGCGCCTGTTGATCGCGCCCGCGCTGCCGGGCTTCTTCAAACAGTTCCCCGCCGTCGAACTCGACCTCGGCTCCAGCGACCGGGCGGTGGACCTGGTGCAGGAAGGCGTGGACTGCGCGCTGCGCGTCGGGCCGCTGGCCAGCAGCAGCCTGGTAGCACGGCCGCTGGGCACGTTCGAGTTGATCAACTGCGCCAGCCCGGCCTACCTGGCACGGCATGGCACGCCCGGCTCCCCCGCCGAACTGTCCGGGCACTGGGCGGTGAACTACGCCGCGCCCGGTGGCACGCGCAATGCAACCTGGGATTGGCTCGACGCCGGCACGCCGGTCCAGCAGGCCATGCGCAGCCGGGTCACCGTGAACAACGCCGAGAGCTACATCGCCTGCGCCCTGGCCGGGCTGGGCATGATCCAGATTCCGGCCTACGACGTGCAGGATCATTTGCAATCGGGGGAGTTGGTCGAGGTGCTGCCCGAAGCACGCGCGGCGGCGATGCCGGTGCACCTGATGTACCCGCACCGGCGCCATGTATCGAACCGGGTGCAGGCGTTCTCGCGCTGGCTGGAAGTGGTGCTGGCGCCTGCGCTGCAGGGGCGGCGCAACGGCGCTGCGTAG
- a CDS encoding SDR family oxidoreductase produces the protein MSAPTLQGKVAVIAGGGKNLGALIARQFAGGGTRGIVVHYNSDASRAEAEATIGALKALGADAIGFQGDLSVVDNNVRLFDTALAHFGQVDIAVNTAGVVVKKPILDVTEADYERSFAANAKAAFFFIQQAGRTLAERGSIVTIVSSLLAAYTDSYAIYPGSKAPVEHYTRAASKEFGARGINVNAIGPGPMDTPFFYGQESNASAAYHASAAALSGFSKKGLTDIEDIAPLVRFLVTEGWWITGQTIFANGGYTTR, from the coding sequence ATGTCAGCCCCTACCCTTCAAGGCAAAGTCGCCGTCATCGCCGGCGGCGGCAAGAATCTCGGCGCACTCATCGCCAGGCAGTTCGCCGGTGGCGGAACCCGTGGCATCGTCGTGCACTACAACAGCGACGCCTCCAGGGCCGAAGCCGAGGCCACCATCGGCGCCCTGAAGGCCCTCGGTGCCGACGCCATCGGCTTTCAGGGGGACCTGTCCGTGGTCGACAACAACGTGCGGCTGTTCGACACGGCGCTGGCGCATTTCGGCCAGGTGGACATCGCCGTCAACACCGCCGGCGTGGTCGTCAAGAAGCCGATCCTGGACGTCACCGAAGCCGACTACGAACGCAGCTTCGCCGCGAACGCGAAGGCCGCCTTCTTCTTCATCCAACAGGCCGGCCGCACGCTCGCCGAGCGCGGCAGCATCGTGACCATCGTCAGCTCGCTGCTGGCCGCCTACACCGACTCCTATGCCATCTACCCCGGCAGCAAGGCGCCGGTGGAGCACTACACACGCGCGGCTTCCAAGGAATTCGGTGCGCGCGGCATCAACGTCAACGCCATCGGCCCCGGCCCCATGGACACGCCCTTCTTCTACGGGCAGGAGAGCAATGCGTCGGCCGCCTACCACGCCTCGGCGGCGGCGCTGTCGGGCTTTTCGAAGAAGGGCCTGACCGACATCGAGGACATCGCGCCCCTGGTGCGCTTCCTCGTCACCGAAGGCTGGTGGATCACCGGCCAGACGATCTTCGCCAACGGCGGCTACACCACACGCTGA
- the lgt gene encoding prolipoprotein diacylglyceryl transferase: MLIHPEINPIALQVGPLAVHWYGLTYLAAFALFMFLGRRRLRHEPYASIQGPGAWSRKDVEDILFLGVMGVVIGGRLGYCLFYKPGYYLSNLLEIFYVWQGGMSFHGGMLGVIASMIWFARSRHKPWLQVADFVAPCVPTGLAAGRVGNFINGELWGRLAPPDLPWGMVFRGAGELPRHPSQVYQFLLEGLLLFVCLWLYARRPRRQGEVAAAFLVGYGVLRFIAEFFREPDAFLGLLSLGMSMGQWLCVPMVLGGIGLWIWARRDGGAVPVRR, from the coding sequence ATGTTGATCCACCCCGAAATCAATCCCATCGCCCTGCAGGTGGGACCGCTGGCCGTGCACTGGTATGGCCTGACCTATCTGGCCGCGTTCGCGCTGTTCATGTTCCTTGGCAGGCGCCGGCTGCGCCACGAACCCTATGCCTCAATCCAGGGCCCCGGCGCATGGTCGCGCAAGGATGTGGAGGACATCCTGTTCCTCGGTGTCATGGGGGTGGTGATCGGTGGGCGGCTGGGCTATTGCCTGTTCTACAAGCCCGGCTACTACCTGTCGAACCTGCTCGAAATCTTCTACGTGTGGCAAGGCGGCATGAGTTTTCACGGCGGCATGCTGGGCGTGATCGCGTCGATGATCTGGTTCGCACGCTCCCGTCACAAGCCTTGGCTGCAAGTGGCCGACTTCGTGGCGCCGTGTGTACCCACCGGGCTGGCGGCCGGCCGCGTCGGCAACTTCATCAATGGAGAGCTCTGGGGCCGCCTGGCGCCGCCCGACCTGCCTTGGGGCATGGTGTTCCGCGGCGCGGGCGAACTGCCGCGCCATCCGTCGCAGGTCTATCAGTTCCTGCTCGAAGGCCTGCTGCTGTTCGTCTGCCTGTGGCTGTATGCCCGCCGGCCGCGGCGCCAGGGCGAGGTGGCGGCGGCCTTCCTCGTGGGTTATGGCGTGCTGCGGTTCATCGCCGAGTTCTTCCGCGAGCCCGATGCCTTCCTCGGCCTGCTGTCGCTGGGCATGAGCATGGGCCAATGGCTGTGCGTGCCGATGGTGCTCGGCGGCATCGGGCTGTGGATCTGGGCGCGGCGCGATGGCGGTGCCGTGCCCGTGCGGCGCTGA
- a CDS encoding carboxypeptidase-like regulatory domain-containing protein has translation MHKMFQPGKRVLATAVLLAAGALAATAAQAATPSIHVSHGIEYMSGGIGSDEAHFMQTVSPQWSATMEFAVKDAADRQGADFAANVHVQVLDAAGHAVLDTVSEGPFLLTRLAPGHYDVQATFNGQTLKQALTVQAGTPSKNLFVWPASALRS, from the coding sequence ATGCACAAGATGTTCCAACCTGGAAAGCGCGTCCTGGCCACCGCTGTTCTGCTGGCCGCCGGCGCGTTGGCCGCCACCGCGGCGCAGGCCGCGACACCATCCATCCATGTCAGCCACGGCATCGAATACATGAGTGGCGGCATCGGCAGCGACGAGGCGCATTTCATGCAGACGGTGTCGCCGCAGTGGTCGGCCACGATGGAATTCGCCGTGAAGGACGCGGCGGATAGACAAGGCGCCGATTTCGCTGCCAACGTGCACGTGCAGGTACTGGACGCTGCCGGGCACGCGGTGCTGGACACCGTGTCCGAGGGTCCGTTCCTGTTGACCCGCCTGGCGCCCGGCCACTACGACGTGCAGGCCACGTTCAACGGCCAGACCCTGAAGCAGGCGTTGACGGTGCAAGCCGGCACCCCCAGCAAGAACCTGTTCGTCTGGCCCGCCAGCGCGTTGCGCTCCTGA
- a CDS encoding MgtC/SapB family protein yields MTTSALQKIGDTIAAEFSDLPDIEQATRVMLRLLLAALLGGLLGVERESHGKAAGVRTHMLVAMGSALFVLVSQQAGMLEADLSRVVQGVVAGVGFLGAGAILKLDGEEKVKGLTTAAGIWLTAAIGVAAGMGREATAVLSTLLALAVFALVPKVVGLIDKSGREEA; encoded by the coding sequence ATGACCACTTCCGCGCTGCAAAAGATCGGCGACACCATCGCCGCCGAATTCTCCGATCTGCCCGACATCGAACAGGCGACACGCGTGATGCTGCGGTTGCTGCTGGCGGCGCTCTTGGGTGGGCTGCTGGGTGTCGAGCGCGAGTCGCACGGCAAGGCGGCCGGGGTGCGGACCCACATGCTGGTGGCCATGGGGTCCGCGTTGTTCGTGCTGGTTTCGCAGCAGGCCGGCATGCTGGAGGCCGACCTGAGCCGGGTGGTGCAGGGCGTGGTGGCCGGCGTGGGTTTCCTCGGGGCCGGGGCGATCCTGAAGCTCGACGGCGAGGAAAAGGTCAAGGGCCTGACGACGGCGGCCGGCATCTGGCTCACGGCCGCCATCGGTGTGGCCGCCGGCATGGGGCGAGAGGCCACGGCGGTGCTGAGCACACTGCTGGCGCTGGCGGTGTTCGCGCTGGTGCCCAAGGTCGTTGGCCTGATCGACAAGTCGGGCCGCGAAGAGGCGTGA
- a CDS encoding GntR family transcriptional regulator — MRLVQNSLHQEVASTLREQIFAGVLAPGMFLDEVALCATLEISRTPLREALKVLTAEGLLRHEPRRGCFVNQVTEKDLDDIFPVIALLEGRCAFEAARNTSDAELAELAVLHDRLQAHARAGRITDYYATNFAIHEAIITLADNRWLAQSIADLRKILKLARLQQLHAPGRLKQSLAEHLAVFAALKARDSEGAEAAMRTHLMRQREALRELAAGRKSRLAS, encoded by the coding sequence ATGCGTCTCGTCCAGAATTCCTTGCACCAGGAAGTTGCCAGCACCTTGCGCGAGCAGATCTTCGCCGGTGTGCTTGCACCGGGCATGTTCCTCGACGAAGTGGCGCTGTGCGCCACGCTGGAAATCTCCCGCACGCCGCTGCGCGAGGCGCTGAAGGTGCTCACGGCCGAAGGTCTGCTGCGACACGAGCCGCGCCGCGGCTGTTTCGTGAACCAGGTGACGGAGAAGGACCTCGACGACATCTTTCCGGTGATCGCACTGCTCGAGGGCCGCTGCGCCTTCGAGGCCGCGCGCAACACCAGCGACGCCGAGCTGGCCGAACTCGCCGTGCTGCACGACCGGCTGCAGGCGCATGCCAGGGCCGGCCGCATCACCGACTACTACGCCACCAACTTCGCCATCCACGAAGCCATCATCACACTGGCGGACAACCGCTGGCTGGCCCAGTCCATTGCCGACCTGCGCAAGATCCTGAAGCTCGCGCGGCTGCAGCAACTGCATGCGCCGGGCCGGTTGAAACAGAGCCTGGCCGAGCACTTGGCGGTCTTCGCGGCCCTGAAGGCGCGTGACAGCGAAGGGGCCGAGGCCGCGATGCGCACCCATCTGATGCGCCAGCGCGAAGCCTTGCGCGAACTGGCGGCTGGCCGCAAGTCGAGGCTGGCGTCATGA